In Chrysiogenia bacterium, the genomic stretch AGCCGGTGTTGCAGGTGCACCTGCTTGAGCATCTTGAGCACGCGTGGCCGGATCTCTTTGGCCGAGTGTCCGAGCACTTCGAGTGCCACGGCAACGTTCTCATAGATCGTCCGGTTGTCGATGAGCTTGAAGTCCTGGAACACCACGCCGATGTGGCGGCGCAGGTAGGGGATGTTGCGCTGGTTGAGGCGCGCCAGGTTGATGTTGTTGAGAATGATCTGGCCCTTCGTCGCCTTTTCAGCAGCGAAAAGCAGGCGCATCAGTGTCGTCTTGCCCGCGCCCGAAGGGCCGGTAATGAAGCAGAATTCGCCCTTCTTGATGCGCAGATTCACATCGGTAAGGGCTTCCACGTCGCGCTGATAGCGCTTGTGCACGTGGAATAACTGAACCATGTCGGCGCCGCGGTCTAATGCCATCGGAATTCTCGACAAACGCTAGAAAAAGTAGCGGAAGCCCCCGGTCATCTGTCCCTGCACCACCGAATCGCGGTGCGGGTCCTTGTCGTCGAAATCGAGATAAAGCACGCCGCCTTCGAAAAAGAGCACCGCGTGGCGGCCCATGTCGAGGTTCAGTCCCCACAGGAAGTTGGCCTGCAGGAACTCCGTCCCGTCGTTTTTGTCGAAGAGCGCGCCCACGCCCACATCTCCCGCGATGTAGGGCTCGAGCCAGAGGTCGGGGATCTCGCCGTTGTAGAACTTGAAGGGATGGAGCACCAGGCCGGCGGTGAAGC encodes the following:
- the ftsE gene encoding cell division ATP-binding protein FtsE → MVQLFHVHKRYQRDVEALTDVNLRIKKGEFCFITGPSGAGKTTLMRLLFAAEKATKGQIILNNINLARLNQRNIPYLRRHIGVVFQDFKLIDNRTIYENVAVALEVLGHSAKEIRPRVLKMLKQVHLQHRLDSYPPRLSGGEQQRVAIARALITDPVLLLADEPTGNLDPEITVEIFKLFREVNARGTTVVIASHDRALIKSMNKRVIGLKNGRIVVGADPVEDTR